A section of the Streptomyces sp. CG1 genome encodes:
- a CDS encoding DinB family protein has translation MTVERIGPPLFGTERETLRAFLEFHRATLAMKCEGLTQEQLEERSSPPSTLSLLALVRHLAEVERAWFRRVFDDNAAPMLWSDKEFDFQAVYDTTGASAEEAFAVWEAEVEHSRRIEREAESLDLAGHQPRWGEDVSLRMVMLHMILEYGRHNGHADFLREGVDGTVGA, from the coding sequence GTGACCGTCGAACGCATTGGCCCGCCCCTCTTCGGCACGGAGCGCGAGACGCTGCGGGCGTTCCTGGAGTTCCACCGGGCGACCCTGGCGATGAAGTGCGAGGGCCTGACGCAGGAGCAGCTCGAGGAGCGGTCGAGCCCGCCGTCGACGCTCTCCCTGCTCGCCCTGGTCCGCCACCTGGCCGAGGTGGAACGCGCCTGGTTCCGCCGGGTGTTCGACGACAACGCCGCACCGATGCTGTGGTCGGACAAGGAGTTCGACTTCCAGGCCGTGTACGACACCACGGGCGCGAGCGCCGAGGAGGCGTTCGCGGTGTGGGAGGCGGAGGTCGAGCACTCGCGGCGCATCGAGCGTGAGGCCGAGTCCCTGGACCTCGCCGGGCACCAGCCGCGCTGGGGCGAGGACGTGTCCCTGCGGATGGTGATGCTCCACATGATCCTGGAGTACGGCCGTCACAACGGCCACGCGGACTTCCTCCGCGAGGGTGTGGACGGCACGGTCGGCGCCTGA
- a CDS encoding FAD binding domain-containing protein, with the protein MLLRLPTSVSEAQECLAEGAVPVGGATLVWATWQRDGFPELAMSLRELPEANVLGRETVGGAVVLHRIDDRVPDVLRLAAGTVGTGAVRRTATVGGNLVGSTLRCLLPAALVLDARATVLESDGVHDVDLAEVVAKRPVLLSLRWREPVACAYRKLPGEAGGPPPLVVASAVHADDGVDRLRVAVRDGYEVLSAGATCATEPEETVRALRETGLGDLPATAWDAVRAQVTGLVGVRGPDMD; encoded by the coding sequence GTGCTGTTGCGTCTGCCCACATCCGTGTCCGAAGCGCAGGAGTGTCTGGCCGAGGGGGCCGTGCCGGTCGGCGGGGCGACGCTCGTGTGGGCCACGTGGCAGCGGGACGGCTTTCCCGAACTGGCGATGTCTCTGCGCGAGTTGCCGGAGGCCAACGTGCTGGGCCGGGAGACCGTGGGCGGCGCCGTGGTCCTGCACCGGATCGACGATCGCGTTCCGGACGTACTGCGGCTGGCGGCCGGCACGGTGGGCACCGGGGCCGTGCGGCGGACGGCGACGGTCGGCGGCAACCTTGTCGGCAGCACCCTGCGCTGTCTGTTGCCCGCGGCGCTCGTCCTGGACGCCCGGGCGACGGTGCTGGAATCCGACGGTGTTCATGACGTGGATCTGGCCGAGGTGGTGGCCAAGCGTCCCGTTCTGCTGAGCCTTCGCTGGCGTGAGCCGGTCGCCTGCGCGTACCGCAAACTGCCCGGCGAGGCAGGTGGACCACCGCCCCTCGTGGTCGCCTCGGCAGTACATGCCGACGACGGCGTCGACCGCCTGCGGGTCGCCGTCCGCGACGGCTACGAGGTGCTCAGCGCCGGCGCCACATGCGCCACCGAGCCCGAGGAGACCGTGCGCGCGCTGCGTGAGACGGGCCTCGGCGACCTGCCGGCCACCGCATGGGACGCCGTCCGCGCACAGGTCACGGGCCTTGTGGGAGTCCGCGGCCCGGACATGGACTGA